One window of Thalassovita mediterranea genomic DNA carries:
- a CDS encoding efflux RND transporter periplasmic adaptor subunit: MSDYERTPRPSFLKGLLFIAVIAVGVALLAMFVLSQRSSEGPLVISEKPTPLAVDVVVADVQSSLALDEKFTGIVQPRRSSDLGFADGGRIAALNVDVGDRVTDGQILAVLDTRALRSQLASAEARVNEARASHALAMNTVERQQTLMARGHVSQQRVDEALAQAATADARIEAAKAQADTLRVQIDLASITAPYPGVITARNYDEGAIAPQGAPVFALVETGALEARIGLPANLASTLEAGQVYTLQSDNGPIDARLRSVTGVIEAGQRSVTTVFDITDAATASVGAVVRLSLSRDVEENGLWLPVSALAEGQRGLWSLYIAVPQEGGWVARPGLVEVVQSDGERAFVRGAISNGDRIIVDGLQRVAPGQAVAPRPAPIAASYSAEG; this comes from the coding sequence ATGAGCGACTATGAACGCACACCCCGGCCAAGCTTCCTGAAGGGCCTGCTTTTCATTGCGGTGATCGCCGTTGGCGTCGCGCTGCTTGCCATGTTTGTCCTAAGCCAACGCTCCAGCGAAGGGCCGCTCGTCATCAGCGAGAAGCCGACGCCGCTCGCCGTCGATGTGGTCGTGGCGGATGTGCAGTCATCGCTGGCGCTTGATGAGAAGTTCACCGGTATTGTCCAGCCGCGCCGTTCCAGTGACCTTGGTTTTGCCGATGGGGGCCGTATCGCTGCGCTGAACGTTGATGTTGGCGACCGGGTCACCGATGGGCAGATTCTGGCCGTGCTGGACACAAGGGCGCTTCGCTCGCAGCTGGCCTCGGCTGAGGCACGGGTGAATGAAGCGCGCGCCTCTCATGCCCTTGCGATGAATACGGTTGAGCGTCAGCAGACGCTGATGGCGCGTGGCCATGTCTCGCAACAGCGGGTTGATGAAGCGCTGGCGCAGGCTGCGACCGCTGATGCGCGGATCGAAGCGGCGAAAGCGCAGGCCGATACGCTGCGCGTACAGATCGACCTTGCGAGCATCACGGCGCCTTATCCCGGTGTGATTACCGCTCGCAATTATGATGAGGGCGCCATTGCCCCGCAGGGCGCGCCGGTCTTCGCGCTGGTGGAAACAGGGGCTCTCGAGGCGCGGATCGGTTTGCCCGCAAACCTTGCCTCCACGCTTGAGGCGGGACAGGTCTATACGCTGCAAAGCGATAATGGGCCGATTGATGCGCGGCTGCGCTCTGTCACGGGTGTCATTGAGGCCGGACAGCGGAGTGTAACGACGGTGTTCGATATCACGGATGCAGCCACCGCTTCTGTCGGGGCTGTCGTGCGCCTGTCTCTCTCGCGCGATGTTGAAGAGAACGGCTTGTGGTTGCCGGTGTCCGCGCTCGCTGAGGGCCAGCGCGGGCTCTGGTCTCTCTATATTGCCGTTCCGCAGGAAGGTGGCTGGGTTGCGCGTCCGGGACTGGTCGAAGTGGTCCAGAGCGATGGCGAGCGGGCCTTTGTCCGCGGTGCGATCTCCAATGGTGACCGCATAATTGTGGACGGGTTGCAGCGTGTTGCGCCCGGACAGGCGGTTGCGCCGCGTCCTGCGCCAATCGCTGCGTCGTATTCAGCCGAAGGCTAG
- a CDS encoding efflux RND transporter permease subunit, with translation MRTLFYRLPRLSILAVLVIVAGAIGSLLTLGRQEDPTLVERFGYVLTTLPGADAERIEATITDPIESAIRELPEVDEVRSSSRQNVSQINISMDEGLTEAEVDDAWTLVRAKVDGARANLPPGTSFPRIERQYVGASTMLVSLVWSGEGEAELAVMSRFARNLSDRFQNLPGTEETEIYGLPREEVRVVIDPDALSAAGLSMSDAAQLVAASDAKAPAGQVRGDRADVGVEIGGSFDGIARIRSVPLVQRPDGSALRVGDIAEVRKGIEDPATVMNFTNGQRSIVVSAFIQPNQRVDQWAERARALVAEFDAASPAAIDVQLVFDQSEYTNARLNGLAQNLAFSSVIVFLALFLVMGWRAAFVVGAALPLTIALVLILFNVFGYPLHQMSVTGLVISLGLLIDNAIVVYDEYDQERARGHGIIEAIDIALSKLFGPLFASTLTTALAFAPIALMPGAAGEFIGMLGVSVIFSVIASFVLSMTIIPFLAGRFDRKRIIGERKNWLRDGISIDAVTDGYRWTVGAVLKFPPLGLAIGLVPALIGFALGGSLPLQFFPQTERDQFQVEISLPPTATIYEAERAAMRATELLREYSEVELVNFTLGESAPRVYYNAFNNTQGVPGFAAGWVQLTDNLSTRRLVRRIQDDLRMEFPGAQFLALPFEQGPPVPAPIEFYIRGDSLETLNRLGNETRRVLSATPGVTYTQASLQLGAPTVTIRADEAATAMTGERLAGLAQDVRAELEGVPAGSILEGIEEIPVRVIAPQARRSQLSDLRAMSVGTNAGREGAPLATLGEMTLDPQTAVITRFDGRRVNQIFGFTEPFSLPSPVLESFQELLEASDFETPPGYDILIGGEAETRAEATTNLLSLAVPLIIIMAGAVTLVFNSFRLSMLILLTGFLSVGLAFGGVWMFNLPLGFNAIVGSLGLLGISINSSIVVLSLLQGNAAARADNVLAQREIVVDATRHIVATTLTTMGGFVPIILTGDVFWLPLATAIAGGVAGSALLALYFTPAAYRLMTMKPGRRLFARLRGRRYDPSLQASQAE, from the coding sequence ATGCGTACGCTTTTCTACCGGCTCCCGCGGCTCAGCATCCTCGCCGTTCTCGTTATTGTGGCTGGCGCGATCGGCTCTCTCCTGACGCTTGGACGGCAGGAAGATCCGACGCTGGTTGAACGCTTCGGCTATGTGCTGACCACACTGCCGGGTGCCGACGCCGAGCGTATTGAAGCGACGATCACTGACCCGATCGAAAGCGCGATCCGCGAACTGCCGGAAGTTGATGAAGTCCGGTCGAGCTCGCGCCAGAACGTCTCGCAGATCAATATCTCGATGGATGAAGGGCTGACTGAGGCTGAAGTCGACGATGCCTGGACGCTGGTGCGAGCAAAAGTGGATGGCGCACGCGCCAACCTTCCGCCGGGGACAAGCTTTCCACGCATTGAGCGCCAGTATGTCGGTGCGTCGACCATGCTTGTCTCGCTGGTCTGGAGCGGTGAAGGCGAGGCCGAGCTTGCCGTCATGTCGCGCTTTGCCCGCAACCTGTCAGACCGGTTCCAGAACCTGCCAGGCACGGAAGAGACAGAGATTTACGGTCTGCCGCGTGAGGAAGTGCGGGTGGTCATCGACCCTGACGCGCTGTCTGCTGCTGGCCTGAGCATGAGTGATGCCGCCCAGCTGGTCGCGGCATCGGATGCCAAGGCCCCCGCCGGTCAGGTGCGCGGCGACCGCGCCGATGTAGGTGTAGAGATTGGCGGCTCATTCGACGGGATTGCGCGGATCCGCTCAGTGCCACTGGTCCAACGCCCGGACGGCAGCGCCCTGCGGGTCGGTGATATAGCAGAGGTGCGAAAAGGCATTGAGGACCCGGCGACGGTGATGAACTTCACCAATGGCCAGCGCTCGATCGTGGTGAGCGCCTTCATCCAGCCCAATCAACGTGTCGACCAATGGGCCGAGCGTGCGCGTGCACTGGTGGCGGAGTTCGACGCGGCGTCCCCTGCGGCCATCGATGTCCAGCTCGTCTTTGACCAGAGCGAATATACGAATGCGCGCCTCAACGGTCTTGCGCAGAACCTCGCCTTCTCTTCGGTGATCGTTTTCCTTGCGCTGTTTCTGGTGATGGGGTGGCGGGCGGCTTTTGTCGTCGGCGCCGCGCTGCCGCTGACCATCGCGCTGGTCCTCATCCTGTTCAACGTCTTCGGCTACCCGCTGCACCAGATGTCGGTGACCGGCCTCGTCATCTCGCTCGGTCTTCTCATCGACAATGCGATCGTCGTTTATGACGAGTATGATCAGGAGCGCGCGCGTGGACATGGCATCATTGAAGCCATCGATATTGCGCTGTCGAAGCTGTTCGGCCCGCTTTTCGCCTCGACGCTGACGACAGCGCTGGCCTTCGCGCCGATTGCACTCATGCCCGGCGCGGCAGGTGAGTTCATCGGTATGCTCGGCGTCTCGGTGATCTTCTCGGTTATCGCATCTTTCGTTCTGTCGATGACGATCATTCCGTTCTTAGCGGGGCGCTTTGACCGCAAGCGCATCATCGGCGAGCGCAAGAACTGGCTGCGCGACGGGATTTCCATTGATGCGGTGACCGACGGCTATCGCTGGACGGTGGGCGCTGTGCTGAAGTTTCCGCCGCTTGGTCTCGCCATCGGCCTCGTCCCCGCCCTGATCGGCTTTGCGCTTGGCGGCAGCCTGCCGCTCCAGTTTTTCCCGCAGACCGAACGCGATCAGTTCCAGGTCGAAATCAGCCTGCCACCGACCGCGACGATCTATGAGGCCGAGCGCGCCGCCATGCGCGCGACAGAGCTTCTGCGCGAATATTCAGAGGTCGAGCTTGTCAATTTCACGCTCGGGGAGTCCGCGCCGCGCGTCTACTACAATGCGTTCAACAATACGCAGGGCGTACCGGGCTTTGCGGCAGGCTGGGTGCAGCTGACCGATAATCTTTCGACGCGCCGTCTCGTTCGCCGGATACAGGACGATCTGCGGATGGAGTTTCCGGGCGCGCAGTTCCTGGCGCTGCCGTTCGAGCAAGGGCCGCCCGTGCCTGCGCCAATCGAGTTCTACATTCGCGGCGACAGCCTTGAAACGCTGAACCGTCTTGGCAACGAGACGCGGCGGGTCCTGTCTGCGACGCCGGGCGTCACCTATACGCAGGCGAGCCTGCAGCTTGGTGCCCCGACGGTTACGATCCGGGCTGATGAAGCCGCGACGGCGATGACCGGAGAGCGGCTGGCCGGTCTCGCGCAGGATGTTCGCGCCGAGCTGGAAGGCGTGCCGGCCGGGTCGATCCTGGAAGGCATCGAGGAAATCCCGGTTCGCGTGATCGCGCCGCAAGCGCGCCGGTCGCAGCTTTCAGACCTTCGCGCCATGTCGGTCGGCACCAATGCTGGCCGCGAGGGGGCGCCGCTGGCGACGCTCGGTGAGATGACGCTCGACCCTCAAACCGCAGTAATTACGAGGTTTGACGGGCGGCGGGTGAACCAGATCTTCGGTTTCACCGAGCCCTTCTCATTGCCGTCGCCTGTGCTGGAGAGTTTTCAGGAGCTGCTGGAAGCTTCCGATTTCGAGACGCCGCCCGGCTATGACATTCTCATAGGCGGAGAAGCGGAAACGCGGGCCGAGGCGACGACCAATCTTCTGTCGCTCGCCGTGCCACTCATTATCATCATGGCGGGCGCCGTGACGCTGGTGTTCAACTCCTTCCGGCTGTCGATGCTGATCCTGCTGACGGGTTTCCTGTCTGTCGGGCTCGCCTTTGGCGGGGTGTGGATGTTCAATCTGCCGCTGGGATTTAACGCGATCGTCGGCTCGCTTGGCCTGCTTGGCATTTCGATCAACAGTTCGATTGTGGTGCTGTCCTTGCTGCAGGGGAACGCGGCGGCGCGTGCCGACAATGTCCTTGCCCAGCGTGAAATCGTCGTCGATGCAACGCGCCATATCGTGGCGACCACGCTGACAACGATGGGCGGCTTCGTGCCGATCATCCTCACGGGCGATGTGTTCTGGCTGCCGCTGGCCACCGCGATTGCGGGCGGCGTGGCAGGCTCAGCGCTACTGGCGCTTTACTTCACGCCGGCGGCCTACAGGCTGATGACGATGAAGCCCGGACGGCGCCTGTTTGCGCGCCTGAGAGGGCGGCGCTACGACCCGTCCTTGCAGGCTTCGCAGGCAGAATGA